Genomic segment of Halostella limicola:
AGAACGCGTGGGCTTCGTCGACGAGGAGCCACGGGAGGCGGTCGACGGCGTCGGCGACGCAGGCGTCGTACAGGCCGAGGGCGACCGCGCGGACGATCGCGTTCATCGCGGCGGCCGAGAGCCCGGAGAGGTCGAGCACGGTCGCTCCCCCGTCGAGGAGGTCCGCGGGGGCCAGTCCGTCGGGGGAGAAGACGCCCCACGTCGCGGCGAGCCCGAGGTGATTGCGCGCGGCGAGGCGGTGTTCCGCCGCCGCATCGGCTTCCTCGACGGTCGCTTGCATCTCCGACAGCGACGCCGCGTCGGCGGCTGCCCGCCACACGAGTGCGCCCGGGCCTGACGACGGCGAGAGGTCGAGCAGCCCGCACCACGCCCGCGGCGGTACTGCGTCCGCCCGCACCGTCGGCGACGCCGGGACGGACGCGTCCACGTCGTCCGCGCCCGACGCGAGTCCGCGGAAGACGCCCATCGGGTCGACGACGACGGGGGCGACGCCGGACGCGCGGGCGAGCTCCTCCGCGAGGACGCCCAGCGTGTACGACTTTCCGTAGCCGCGCTTGCCGACGACGAGCGCGGCGTGGGGACGGTCGACGTCGAGCCGACACGGCGCGCCGGGGCTGCCGTCGCGGGCGCGAAACGACCCGAGGTCCGCCGCCGGCCCGCGGTCGTCGTCGCGGCCGAGCACGTGAGCCATAGCGACGGTGGCCGCGGGGTCGTACTTGAACCTGCAGACGGCCGTCGACGACCGAGGGCTCGTCGAGGGGCCGGTCGACCGGTCTCGTCGATCGAGCAGTGCGACACCTCGGGCTGCAGGACGGCGACGCCTATCACCCTCGGAACCGATCGCAGCGCATGGACGTTCGCGACGCGCGACCCGCGGACGCCGCGGCGGTGAACCGCGTCCACCTCGACGCCGTCGCCGAACTCGGACCCGAGGCGTACGACGAGGCGCAGGTCGCCGCGTGGGGGAGTTCGGACCCGTCCGACTACGACCTCGCCGGCGGCGACAACCGCTTCGTCGTCGCGGAGATCGACGGCGAGGTCCGCGGGTTCGGCGAACTGGCCTACGAGGCGGGCGACTACCTCGATCCGGCGGCCGACGCCGAGGTGAAGGCCGTGTACGTTCATCCCGCAGCGGTACGGCGAGGGGTCGGGTCCGCGCTCCTCGCGGAACTGGAGCGCGACGCGCGGGAGAGCGGCTTCCAGACGGTCGGTCTCTGGGCGTCGCGCAACGCCGTGCCGTTCTACGAGCGCAACGAGTACGAGCGGGTCGCGGAGCGAACCCACGAGTTCGGCGGCGAGGTCGAGGGGTCGGTCGTCGAGTTCCGGAAGGACCTGACCGGCGACTGAGGGTTTAAGTGCGAAAACGGGGGCAGACCCCGCATGCGAACGTTCGACCGATTCGCGGCCGACGAGCGCGCCATCGAGGGACTGCCGATCCGACTGGTCATCGCGCTAGTCGTCGGCGTCGCCAGCCTGAGCGTGATGATGAACATGCTCTCCGGCGTCGGGAGCCTCGCGGTGAGCGAACTCGACGCGCAGCCGTCCCCCGACGTGGTCACGCCGGGTCAGCAGGACGTGGAGGTACTCGTCGTCGACGACGACGGCGACCCGGTCGCCGAGGCGACCGTCGTCGTCCGCGGCGACACGGCGGATCTCGACGGGACGAAGACGGCGACGACGGGGACGGACGGGCGGGCGACGGTGACTGTCGACCCCGCGCTCGGGCCGAATCAGGACGAGGGCGAACTGGAGATAGACATCAAACCGCCGAGCGGCGACGAGTACGTCGACCGGCGGGCGAACACGGCGGTGCTGGTGGTAGAAGAGTAGCGACGCCACAAAGCGGGCGGAGTCCGCGCGGAGCGGGCGACGGACGGGACAGTGGACGGCCCGGGGCTGCCGTCGCGGGCGCGAAACGACGCCAGGTCAGCCGCCGGAACACGAGACGCCCCGACCTCTGCTACCGCGTTCCCGGACGCCGCGCCGTCAGCCGTCCCAGTCGATCCAGTCCTGCTCCCAACCGCGGCGGGACTGCGCCTCGCGCTCGGCGAACTCGCGGTCCTCGCGGGCGGTCCGGTTGCGCTCGATGGCGCCGGCCTGCTCGCCCTCGACCAGAAGCGGGGAGAACGCGACCGACCCCAGCGGCGTCGGCTCGTCGTCCTCGAAGGCGGTCAGCGTCTGCTGTTTCGCGCCGACGGGCATCACCAGGCGGCCGTCGTCGTCGAGCTGGTCGAACAGCGCGGGCGGCGGCTGGACGGCGGCGGCTTCGAGCAGGATGCGGTCGAACGGCGCGTACTCCGGCAGGCCGTCGGCCCCGTCGCGGCAGTCCACCAGGACGCCCTCGTAACCGGCGTCGGCGAGGTTCTCGCGGGCGTCGAGCACGACCCGGCGGGTGATGTCGACGGCGTGGACGTTGGCTTCGCCGGCGATCTCGGCGAGGACGGCCGCTGTGTAGCCGACGCCCGCGCCGACGACGAGCACGGAGTCGCCGGACTCGGCGTCGAGGGCTTCGAGCAGACGGGCCGCGGTGCTCGGCGCGAGGACGCGCGTCCCGAGCCGTTCGTGGGAGGTGTCGGCGTAGGCGGCGCGCTCGTCGGTGACGAACTCGTGGCGGGGGACCGCCCGCATCGCGACGCTGAGGCGGTCGCTCCGG
This window contains:
- a CDS encoding ATP-binding protein, which translates into the protein MAHVLGRDDDRGPAADLGSFRARDGSPGAPCRLDVDRPHAALVVGKRGYGKSYTLGVLAEELARASGVAPVVVDPMGVFRGLASGADDVDASVPASPTVRADAVPPRAWCGLLDLSPSSGPGALVWRAAADAASLSEMQATVEEADAAAEHRLAARNHLGLAATWGVFSPDGLAPADLLDGGATVLDLSGLSAAAMNAIVRAVALGLYDACVADAVDRLPWLLVDEAHAFFEGIAGPALRRVLTRGRQPGVSLVAATQRPSALPGVAVSQADLVLAHRLTSRADREALEAARPTYMGASFGERTPTEPGEVTLVDDATEAVRAVRVRKRDTPHGGASPRASETR
- a CDS encoding GNAT family N-acetyltransferase gives rise to the protein MDVRDARPADAAAVNRVHLDAVAELGPEAYDEAQVAAWGSSDPSDYDLAGGDNRFVVAEIDGEVRGFGELAYEAGDYLDPAADAEVKAVYVHPAAVRRGVGSALLAELERDARESGFQTVGLWASRNAVPFYERNEYERVAERTHEFGGEVEGSVVEFRKDLTGD
- a CDS encoding DUF7382 domain-containing protein — translated: MRTFDRFAADERAIEGLPIRLVIALVVGVASLSVMMNMLSGVGSLAVSELDAQPSPDVVTPGQQDVEVLVVDDDGDPVAEATVVVRGDTADLDGTKTATTGTDGRATVTVDPALGPNQDEGELEIDIKPPSGDEYVDRRANTAVLVVEE
- a CDS encoding protein-L-isoaspartate O-methyltransferase family protein; translation: MEPAVLRDDMVDSLEHEAKGVVRSDRLSVAMRAVPRHEFVTDERAAYADTSHERLGTRVLAPSTAARLLEALDAESGDSVLVVGAGVGYTAAVLAEIAGEANVHAVDITRRVVLDARENLADAGYEGVLVDCRDGADGLPEYAPFDRILLEAAAVQPPPALFDQLDDDGRLVMPVGAKQQTLTAFEDDEPTPLGSVAFSPLLVEGEQAGAIERNRTAREDREFAEREAQSRRGWEQDWIDWDG